In the genome of Zobellia nedashkovskayae, the window AAAATCAAAAGGGAAGTACTGATAAATAGTAGGTTTTTAAACTTCATGATAGGGATTTTAGTTATGAGTATATAACTAACAGCCTTATAAAAAAATTTGAAGCGTTAGACCAAGTGTTTCTTCTTTCAGATAAACATCAATTTTAGGCAATAGTAGTCAGGTGAATTGATAAATAAGAATAGTAAATGAAGTTTTGAGTTACCAATTATCGTCAGGAGTAAGGACTAAATCCTTTGTTTAGAAAGATAAATAAACTATATTTGGTAAACCAGTTTGGTAAACCAATTAGACAAGATGACAATTGGATGTAATTACTTAATTTGTATTCGAAATTCTCAACTATTTTAAAGAATCTAATAGAACAACTCTCTCAATACACCTAAATGATGAAAACTAGTTTATTAGTAATAAGTGCAGCTCTTTTATTCTTTTCATTTACTAAAAACCCTGATTATCAAGATGTTTATGTGAAAAACATAGCAGAATTGAATGCCGCAATAGATAGTGCAAGTCCTGGAGATGAGATAATAATGGCCAATGGCGAATGGAAGGATGTACAGATTAAATTTGTAGGTTACGGAACAGAAGAACAGCCAATTACACTTAAAGCTGAAACGGCTGGAAAAGTTCTTATAAGCGGTGTTTCCGATTTAAAGTTAGGTGGGGATTATTTGGTAGTGAGTGGCTTACATTTTACCAATGGTTATTCTCCTTCCCATGCCGTAGTGGAGTTTGCAATTAATAAAGATACGGTTGCCAATCACTCCAAGCTTACCAATAGTGTAATCTTGGATTATAATAAGCCCCAAAAAAATCAAACCGATTTATGGGTTTTATTTCATGGACGTCATAACGAGCTAGAAGGCTGTTATATTGCCGGTAAGGCCAACAGAGGTCCAACGGTAAGAATAGATTTGGCGGGAAACCATAGTGTAAAGAACTACCACAAAATCACTAATAATTATTTTGGTCCAAGACCTCCAAAAGGTGGTCCAAGTGCAGAAACTATACAACTTGGTAATAGTTATACATCAATGGCTCCAAGTTACACCTTGGTTCAACATAATTTCTTTGACCGATGTAATGGCGAAGTTGAGGTTATTTCAAGTAAAACGAACTTTAACGAATTTAGAAATAACGTTTTCTATAAAAGTGAAGGGTCATTGGTTACCAGACACGGAAACTATTGTATTGTAGATGGCAATTATTTTATAGGCGATAAAAATTCTGAGCAAATAGGAGGAGTGAGACTTATAGGAACAGGACATTGGGTAACGAACAATTACTTTTTTGACCTTAAAGGAGATACCTTCAGAAGTCCGTTGGCCATTATGAACGGTATTAAAAAATCGCCTTTAAATAGATATATACAGGTTACGGATGTAGTGGTAGCTTATAACTCCTATATTAATTGCTCCCCTTGGCAGTTTAGCGTTGGTTCTAACGTAGATCAAAAGGATATTCTTCCCGCTAGCGAAATCAGGTCTGAAAGACCTATTCGTACAATTGTGGCCAACAACCTAATCTACAATGATAAAGGTGTTGAGCAAGTTGTAATTGCTCATGATTCTTTGGATGGAATTGATTTTGAAAGTAATATAATTAACAAT includes:
- a CDS encoding chondroitinase-B domain-containing protein, with product MMKTSLLVISAALLFFSFTKNPDYQDVYVKNIAELNAAIDSASPGDEIIMANGEWKDVQIKFVGYGTEEQPITLKAETAGKVLISGVSDLKLGGDYLVVSGLHFTNGYSPSHAVVEFAINKDTVANHSKLTNSVILDYNKPQKNQTDLWVLFHGRHNELEGCYIAGKANRGPTVRIDLAGNHSVKNYHKITNNYFGPRPPKGGPSAETIQLGNSYTSMAPSYTLVQHNFFDRCNGEVEVISSKTNFNEFRNNVFYKSEGSLVTRHGNYCIVDGNYFIGDKNSEQIGGVRLIGTGHWVTNNYFFDLKGDTFRSPLAIMNGIKKSPLNRYIQVTDVVVAYNSYINCSPWQFSVGSNVDQKDILPASEIRSERPIRTIVANNLIYNDKGVEQVVIAHDSLDGIDFESNIINNQGVSFDKISGIEAEDFSISELEENVWIPPADLSSPKLYNGFEFDLIKKDLFGNSREEKNDVGAVVGKPAEKLNLMDVSQYGPDWYSPNSANDYVPKTYSVSSTSKLVSTLQKAKNGDTIVLTSNKYKLKTSLKIDKMLTIRSEDVNNKAIIQYNGAAGTPAFEMNPKGKLTLKGVYLIGAKDLYAFASLKENMSSLYNLTVVDSEISNFDYVLKAYKHSFSEYIKFTSTSIKNCANGLELSEETDDRGEYSAENIFIENCQFENVAKNVVDYYRGGYDESTVGGNLVVTNSTFKNCGANEEDGILLNTYGIINVNLSGNKFLDNPVKFVARLWGAKNNSHSNNEIKNSGELIVEENLPLKLMY